From a region of the Tenggerimyces flavus genome:
- a CDS encoding GNAT family N-acetyltransferase: MTYGLQDLLERMDHNLAEHACHLHRTHAPMTVEESADILISDSGLADDTFNIVARARFTEQTAAARIDDVIAATRATKRPFSWWVGPTSTPNDLSQLLVKAGLPASDPESAMWIDLNETVNPTADNVPQLRVDMATEPKHLVDYAAVLGHGWDPPSTTLPEFVTRTADAALLDSCPAHYLVGYVDGEPMATAEVFLSAGVAGIYAVMTAATHRRRGFGTSMMAAALELARAYDHPIVVLQASAEGEQLYRTLGFHTSGAYLEHPIR, from the coding sequence ATGACGTACGGCCTGCAGGACCTGCTCGAGCGGATGGATCACAACCTCGCCGAGCATGCCTGCCATCTGCATCGCACTCATGCACCCATGACCGTTGAGGAGTCGGCCGACATCCTCATCTCAGACAGCGGTCTGGCCGACGACACCTTCAACATCGTCGCGCGCGCTCGCTTCACCGAACAGACCGCGGCCGCTCGGATCGACGACGTCATCGCCGCCACCCGTGCCACGAAACGCCCATTCTCGTGGTGGGTTGGCCCGACGTCGACTCCGAACGATCTCTCCCAGCTCCTCGTCAAGGCGGGCTTGCCTGCGTCCGATCCAGAGTCGGCCATGTGGATCGACCTGAACGAGACCGTAAACCCGACCGCCGACAACGTACCTCAGCTTCGGGTCGACATGGCAACCGAGCCGAAGCACCTTGTGGATTACGCCGCTGTGCTTGGACATGGCTGGGATCCGCCGTCGACGACGCTCCCCGAGTTCGTCACCAGGACTGCCGACGCGGCCCTCCTCGACAGCTGCCCGGCGCATTACCTCGTGGGTTATGTCGACGGCGAGCCGATGGCCACGGCCGAGGTGTTTCTCTCCGCGGGCGTAGCGGGAATCTACGCCGTCATGACGGCGGCAACCCATCGCCGACGCGGATTCGGAACCTCGATGATGGCCGCCGCGCTCGAGCTCGCCCGTGCGTACGACCATCCGATCGTCGTCCTGCAAGCGTCCGCTGAGGGCGAACAGCTGTACCGCACGCTGGGCTTTCACACTTCCGGCGCCTACCTGGAGCACCCGATTCGTTAG
- a CDS encoding SDR family oxidoreductase, producing the protein MTALKALFIGGTGIISSACVERALDTGIELTVLNRGTTSIRPLHDGAESVVADIREPESVRRALGDREFDVIVDFVAFTTDHVQTDLDLFRDRTGQYVFISSASAYQTPPARLPIVESTPLYNPHWQYSRDKIACESLLVDTYRDSGFPITIVRPSHTYDRTSLPLMGRWTDIDRMRRGLPVVVHGDGSSLWVVTHHVDFAKAFVGLLGHPQAIGDSFHITSDEVLTWNQIYEFLAVAAGVEPRLVHVASDTIAAADSKLGASLLGDKTHSVIFDNSKVKALVPDYVATIPFALGARQIIDWYDAHPERKTVDDETNAFFDKLIAAHS; encoded by the coding sequence ATGACGGCACTCAAGGCGTTGTTCATCGGCGGCACCGGAATCATCAGCTCGGCCTGCGTCGAGCGCGCGCTCGACACCGGGATCGAGCTCACCGTGCTGAACCGCGGGACGACTTCGATCCGGCCACTTCACGACGGTGCCGAGAGTGTGGTCGCCGACATCCGCGAGCCCGAGTCCGTTCGCCGGGCACTCGGCGATCGGGAGTTCGACGTGATCGTCGACTTCGTCGCGTTCACCACCGACCACGTGCAGACCGACCTCGACCTGTTCCGTGACCGGACCGGTCAGTACGTGTTCATCAGCTCGGCGTCGGCCTACCAGACACCGCCCGCGCGGTTGCCGATCGTCGAGTCGACGCCGCTGTACAACCCGCACTGGCAGTACTCGCGCGACAAGATCGCCTGCGAGTCGCTGCTGGTCGACACCTATCGCGACTCGGGCTTCCCGATCACGATCGTTCGGCCGTCACATACCTATGACCGCACCTCCCTTCCTCTCATGGGTCGCTGGACGGACATCGACCGGATGCGCCGCGGCCTCCCGGTCGTGGTGCACGGCGACGGTTCGTCGTTGTGGGTGGTCACCCACCACGTCGACTTCGCCAAGGCGTTCGTGGGACTGCTCGGCCACCCGCAGGCGATCGGTGACAGCTTCCACATCACCTCCGACGAGGTGCTCACCTGGAACCAGATCTACGAGTTCCTCGCCGTTGCCGCCGGAGTCGAACCACGCCTCGTGCACGTCGCCTCCGACACCATCGCTGCCGCCGACAGCAAGCTCGGCGCCTCACTGCTCGGCGACAAGACGCACTCAGTGATCTTCGACAACAGCAAGGTCAAGGCGCTGGTCCCCGACTACGTCGCGACGATCCCATTCGCGCTCGGCGCCCGCCAGATCATCGACTGGTATGACGCTCATCCCGAGCGCAAGACCGTCGACGACGAGACGAACGCGTTCTTCGACAAGCTCATCGCGGCACACTCCTGA
- a CDS encoding aminoglycoside phosphotransferase family protein, with product MSLHAILTPPDLSLFRELTGVGEAELEVNFDGWSKLAVLSSDRVFLFPRRGRDEQLLHGARVSEALTALGVRCVPRVVGQWGEGVLSAGPFVAYERRLGVLWQYVEDDADLSAMSRLLESLGGAIASWHRLDLSLLPVELRGPGRFGRKQPWLNEFLEPDLVDDAADRVLRLLDPPTSWASIWRTALGGLAALPPVLLHGDVTEGQLLVDADGRVETVLDWDTAGIGHPLHDFDFGEWGFGIFGWEPDFASLRQVMWDAYRAGRSDAELPGWEQVHLLFTLAELAYFEQRERDGLNDDWGRTRLAHCRAALAPATESAA from the coding sequence GTGTCCCTGCACGCGATCCTCACACCGCCGGACTTGTCCCTGTTTCGGGAGCTCACCGGCGTCGGCGAGGCTGAGCTCGAGGTCAATTTCGACGGTTGGTCGAAGCTGGCCGTGCTGAGCTCGGACCGGGTGTTCCTGTTTCCGCGCCGGGGCCGAGACGAGCAGTTGCTGCACGGCGCGCGGGTGTCCGAGGCGCTGACGGCTCTCGGCGTTCGCTGTGTCCCGCGGGTGGTCGGGCAGTGGGGCGAGGGCGTGTTGTCGGCCGGCCCGTTCGTCGCGTACGAGCGGCGGCTCGGCGTGCTCTGGCAGTACGTCGAGGACGACGCGGACCTGTCGGCGATGTCGCGGCTGCTGGAGAGCCTCGGCGGCGCAATCGCGAGCTGGCATCGCCTCGACCTGTCGTTGCTGCCGGTCGAGCTGCGTGGTCCGGGTCGGTTCGGCCGGAAGCAGCCGTGGCTGAACGAGTTCCTCGAACCCGACCTGGTGGATGACGCCGCTGATCGCGTCCTTCGGCTGCTCGATCCGCCGACGAGCTGGGCGTCGATCTGGCGTACGGCATTGGGCGGGCTGGCGGCGTTGCCTCCTGTTCTGCTGCATGGCGACGTGACCGAAGGGCAGCTGCTCGTCGACGCCGACGGCCGGGTGGAGACGGTGCTCGACTGGGACACCGCGGGGATCGGGCACCCGCTGCACGACTTCGACTTCGGTGAATGGGGCTTCGGCATCTTCGGTTGGGAGCCGGACTTCGCGTCCCTCCGGCAGGTGATGTGGGACGCGTACCGCGCCGGCCGATCCGATGCCGAGCTGCCGGGGTGGGAGCAGGTGCATCTGCTGTTCACACTGGCGGAGCTGGCGTATTTCGAGCAACGAGAACGCGACGGCCTGAACGACGACTGGGGCCGCACGCGCCTCGCCCACTGCCGCGCCGCCCTCGCCCCCGCGACGGAATCGGCCGCCTGA
- a CDS encoding AAA family ATPase, which translates to MILVNGVPGSGKSTLARPLARALGLPLFAKDVIKETWADFLAPDGRSPREWSMLLGAAASETMWRLLAESPIGGIVDSPHTEAMRPHVEAGLARSGIGHPLELWCDVPLELAAQRCDERQPTRHAIHASSAGTIPTTDSPGPLAIGPVLRVDTSTTVDIERVAAWCREQPVGQRPLSAAVAARPDSDSRH; encoded by the coding sequence GTGATCTTGGTCAACGGGGTCCCGGGCTCGGGCAAGTCGACGCTCGCCCGACCGTTGGCTCGGGCGCTCGGGCTCCCTCTGTTCGCCAAGGACGTGATCAAGGAGACCTGGGCGGACTTCCTCGCTCCAGATGGGCGCTCGCCGCGCGAGTGGAGCATGCTCCTCGGCGCGGCCGCGAGCGAGACCATGTGGCGGCTCCTGGCCGAGTCACCGATCGGCGGCATCGTCGACAGCCCGCATACGGAGGCGATGCGACCGCACGTCGAGGCCGGCCTCGCCCGCTCCGGAATCGGCCATCCGCTCGAGCTCTGGTGCGACGTCCCGCTGGAGCTGGCCGCCCAGCGGTGTGACGAGCGCCAACCGACACGCCACGCGATCCACGCCTCTTCTGCGGGAACGATCCCAACCACCGACTCACCTGGCCCACTCGCCATCGGACCGGTCCTCCGGGTCGACACCAGCACAACGGTCGACATCGAACGGGTTGCCGCTTGGTGTCGCGAACAACCGGTCGGCCAGCGACCGTTGTCGGCCGCGGTTGCGGCGCGGCCGGACTCGGACTCTCGGCATTAG
- a CDS encoding acyltransferase domain-containing protein, with product MAELDLDVVQGELDAPEHTVRWLAALEPAADVDGPELPDDEAERLLDRLEVPREDQADLLAARPDPQADKAYWWILDRLHRSFLPTIGKPVTTDGFQAWQPLTTNAADAKARQLYLWAYLALLPAVRRYHAERGVPDEVSWATLSLAFAIRMHKDLTGHNGLGLSHQWGPPIRLRGVFYKLGRLDFNRAELSFSNGPGGFALSVHIPPDGPLDKAAVEESIAAAREFFPRHYPDEPVTFFTCDSWLLDPQLADYLPAESNILEFQRRFTLTPQPHRDENGNGAILRFVFGRQGSGENVLDTLPQETTLHRAVVAHLRAGRQWYERTGWFPFEEAP from the coding sequence ATGGCGGAGCTCGACCTCGACGTGGTGCAAGGCGAGCTTGACGCCCCCGAGCACACCGTTCGCTGGTTGGCCGCGCTCGAGCCGGCTGCCGACGTCGATGGCCCCGAGCTGCCCGACGACGAGGCCGAACGGCTCCTCGATCGCCTCGAGGTCCCCCGGGAAGACCAGGCCGATCTGCTGGCGGCACGCCCGGATCCCCAAGCGGACAAGGCGTATTGGTGGATCCTCGACCGACTCCACCGATCGTTCCTACCCACGATCGGTAAGCCCGTCACGACCGACGGCTTCCAGGCCTGGCAGCCGCTGACGACCAACGCGGCAGACGCCAAGGCCCGGCAGCTCTATCTCTGGGCCTACCTCGCACTCCTCCCCGCCGTGCGGCGCTATCACGCCGAACGCGGAGTACCCGACGAGGTGTCATGGGCGACCCTCTCGCTCGCCTTCGCGATCCGCATGCACAAAGACCTGACCGGCCACAACGGCCTTGGCCTCAGCCATCAATGGGGACCGCCCATCAGGCTCCGCGGCGTGTTCTACAAGCTCGGCCGCCTCGACTTCAACCGCGCCGAGCTCTCGTTCAGCAACGGGCCGGGCGGTTTCGCGCTGTCGGTGCACATCCCGCCGGATGGTCCACTCGACAAGGCCGCCGTCGAGGAATCCATCGCCGCCGCTCGCGAGTTCTTCCCGCGGCACTACCCGGACGAACCCGTCACGTTCTTCACCTGCGACTCCTGGCTCCTCGACCCGCAGCTGGCCGACTACCTGCCCGCGGAGTCGAACATCCTCGAGTTCCAGCGCCGGTTCACACTCACGCCGCAACCTCACCGCGACGAGAACGGGAATGGCGCAATCCTGCGCTTCGTGTTCGGCCGCCAGGGCAGCGGTGAGAACGTGCTCGACACGCTCCCGCAGGAGACCACGCTCCACCGGGCCGTCGTCGCACATCTGCGCGCAGGCAGACAGTGGTACGAACGCACCGGCTGGTTCCCCTTCGAGGAGGCACCGTGA
- the uppS gene encoding polyprenyl diphosphate synthase — MILRNALYAIYARRLRRQLAGGPMPKHVALVIDGNRRWAKQVGLANPSLGHKAGAEHIERVLEWSADLGIRHVTIFVASLDNLRKRGDDEVRFLMELVEAVITERLVHRRGRWQVRVAGRLDALPDSTAYALKHAVDLTAERDTDSEVTIAIGYDGRTEIADAFRSLLDDAARHGRSLEDLAQTITPDDLAAHLYTSGQPDPDLVIRTSGERRMSSFLLWQAARSELYFCDVYWPGFRYVDFLRALRSYAARSR; from the coding sequence GTGATCCTTCGCAACGCGCTGTACGCGATCTACGCCCGTCGGCTGCGGCGGCAGCTCGCCGGCGGCCCGATGCCCAAGCACGTCGCGCTCGTCATCGACGGAAACCGCCGCTGGGCCAAGCAGGTCGGCCTGGCCAACCCCAGCCTCGGCCACAAAGCCGGCGCTGAGCACATCGAGCGCGTCCTCGAATGGTCGGCCGACCTCGGCATCCGGCACGTGACGATCTTCGTTGCCTCGCTCGACAATCTGCGCAAGCGCGGCGACGACGAGGTCCGGTTCCTGATGGAACTGGTCGAGGCCGTCATCACCGAGCGCCTCGTCCACCGCCGGGGCCGATGGCAGGTACGGGTCGCGGGAAGGCTCGACGCGCTGCCCGACTCGACTGCGTACGCCCTGAAACACGCCGTCGACCTGACGGCCGAACGTGACACCGACTCGGAGGTGACGATCGCGATCGGGTACGACGGGCGGACCGAGATCGCCGACGCATTCCGTTCGCTGCTGGACGACGCGGCCCGCCACGGCCGGTCGCTGGAGGACCTCGCCCAGACGATCACGCCCGACGACCTCGCCGCGCACCTGTACACCAGCGGGCAGCCCGATCCAGACCTGGTGATCCGTACGAGCGGGGAACGCCGCATGTCGAGTTTCCTGCTCTGGCAGGCCGCGCGATCCGAGCTGTACTTCTGCGACGTGTACTGGCCCGGCTTCCGCTACGTCGACTTCCTCCGCGCCCTGCGTTCGTACGCCGCGAGGTCTCGTTAA
- a CDS encoding HIT family protein → MPVTDCYTCDREAEFDQLPPRERIGHDSLWRVSHATGSELLGWLVLVPRRHVMEVADLTDEEAAALGRWQVRLARVFAQELGTPKTYIIELGEAPGFHLHFHVVPRPVDLDPELRGPKIFGYLGRPEPAESPARDALATRLGAALDRLNE, encoded by the coding sequence ATGCCGGTGACTGACTGCTACACGTGCGACCGCGAGGCCGAGTTCGACCAGCTGCCGCCGCGCGAACGGATCGGGCACGACTCGTTGTGGCGCGTCAGCCACGCGACCGGCAGCGAACTGCTGGGCTGGCTGGTCCTCGTTCCGCGCCGGCACGTCATGGAGGTCGCCGACCTCACCGACGAGGAGGCGGCCGCGCTCGGTCGATGGCAGGTGCGGCTGGCGCGGGTGTTCGCGCAGGAGCTCGGTACGCCCAAGACGTACATCATCGAACTCGGCGAGGCGCCGGGCTTCCATCTGCACTTCCACGTGGTGCCGCGGCCGGTCGACCTCGATCCGGAGCTCCGCGGTCCGAAGATCTTCGGCTACCTGGGTCGTCCCGAGCCAGCCGAATCGCCCGCTCGGGACGCCCTCGCCACGCGGCTCGGCGCCGCGCTCGATCGGCTGAATGAGTAA
- a CDS encoding VOC family protein yields the protein MASRLNPYLNFDGNAKQAMEFYKDVFSGTLTLNTYGEIGGIEGDGAEKIMHSQLETDLDFALTGADLPPGMEFQAGNNSSVSLSGDDSDALHGYWDKLSGSGQVVVPMEKQMWGDEFGQCVDQHGVSWLVNISPPQA from the coding sequence ATGGCCTCCCGACTCAACCCATACCTGAACTTCGACGGCAACGCCAAGCAAGCGATGGAGTTCTACAAGGACGTCTTCAGCGGCACCCTGACGCTCAACACGTACGGCGAAATCGGCGGCATCGAAGGCGACGGCGCCGAGAAGATCATGCACAGCCAGCTCGAGACCGACCTGGACTTCGCGCTGACGGGCGCGGACCTGCCGCCAGGTATGGAGTTCCAGGCCGGCAACAACTCATCGGTGAGCCTCAGCGGCGACGACAGCGACGCGCTGCACGGCTACTGGGACAAGCTCTCCGGCTCCGGCCAGGTCGTCGTGCCGATGGAGAAGCAGATGTGGGGCGACGAGTTCGGTCAGTGCGTGGACCAGCACGGCGTCTCCTGGCTGGTCAACATCAGCCCGCCGCAGGCCTGA
- a CDS encoding DUF952 domain-containing protein, producing MTILHFCSRADWAAAQSAGEYRGDTLDTEGFIHCSTAELVHVPANLIARGRTDLVLLELDPDRVDAPLRWEPGDPTDTASPKFPHLYGPLPVAAVVAVHEFQPDENGAFAPLAAGSGT from the coding sequence ATGACCATCCTGCACTTCTGCTCGCGGGCGGACTGGGCCGCGGCGCAGTCGGCTGGCGAGTATCGCGGCGACACGTTGGACACCGAGGGTTTCATCCACTGCTCCACCGCGGAGCTCGTACACGTCCCGGCGAACCTCATCGCCCGCGGCCGTACCGACCTCGTCCTGCTGGAGCTCGACCCCGACCGCGTCGACGCCCCACTTCGCTGGGAACCAGGCGACCCCACCGACACCGCGTCGCCGAAGTTTCCGCACCTCTACGGGCCCCTCCCCGTCGCCGCGGTCGTCGCCGTGCACGAGTTCCAGCCCGACGAGAACGGGGCCTTCGCGCCTCTCGCCGCAGGGTCGGGAACGTAG